One genomic region from Streptomyces venezuelae encodes:
- a CDS encoding DUF6542 domain-containing protein, with translation MPPVVLALRRFPAPRLTGLGAGLFAAAAMLVVGFLDRLILGGSPLAFGLLFLPVSALTALWVRTADLVTAPISVPIAFAVGVVPIAGGTGGLGGQAMAVVTALAVHAGWLYGGTLVAGLITSVRKVRDMGRRQQRGAGAGGVGSGAGAGAVGSGVAGRTAPGAGEKAGGRPSAPGRRPVA, from the coding sequence GTGCCGCCCGTCGTCCTCGCCCTGCGGCGGTTCCCCGCGCCCCGGCTCACCGGGCTCGGCGCCGGCCTTTTCGCCGCCGCCGCCATGCTCGTCGTCGGTTTCCTCGACCGGCTGATCCTCGGCGGTTCCCCGCTCGCCTTCGGGCTGCTGTTCCTGCCGGTCAGCGCCCTGACCGCGCTGTGGGTCCGTACCGCCGACCTCGTCACCGCCCCGATCAGCGTGCCCATCGCCTTCGCCGTCGGGGTCGTCCCCATCGCGGGCGGTACGGGCGGGCTGGGCGGCCAGGCCATGGCCGTCGTGACCGCCCTCGCCGTGCACGCCGGCTGGCTGTACGGCGGCACCCTCGTCGCCGGGCTCATCACGAGCGTGCGGAAGGTACGGGACATGGGGCGCCGGCAGCAGCGCGGCGCAGGTGCCGGTGGCGTCGGCTCCGGTGCCGGTGCCGGTGCCGTTGGTTCCGGTGTTGCCGGCCGGACCGCCCCTGGTGCCGGCGAGAAGGCGGGTGGGCGCCCCTCGGCGCCCGGTCGCCGCCCCGTCGCGTAG
- the ychF gene encoding redox-regulated ATPase YchF: protein MSLTIGIVGLPNVGKSTLFNALTKNDVLAANYPFATIEPNVGVVGVPDARLTKLAEIFGSQRILPATVDFVDIAGIVRGASEGEGLGNKFLANIRESDAICQVIRAFKDENVVHVDGKVSPKDDIETINTELILADLQTIEKVLPRLQKEMRIKKDTAPKVAAVEAAQAILEKGDTLFSQGIVQGSEKAELLHDLHLLTTKPFLYVFNVDEDELTDDAFKAEQSALVAPAEAIFLNAKLEQDLAELDEEDAMELLQSVGAEEPGLATLARVGFATLGLQTYLTAGPKESRAWTIKQGATAPEAAGVIHTDFQKGFIKAEVISFADLVETGSVADARAAGKARMEGKEYVMQDGDVVEFRFNV from the coding sequence GTGTCGCTCACGATCGGAATCGTCGGTCTGCCGAATGTCGGCAAGTCGACCCTGTTCAACGCCCTGACCAAGAACGACGTGCTGGCGGCCAACTACCCGTTCGCCACGATCGAGCCCAACGTCGGAGTCGTCGGTGTCCCGGACGCCCGCCTCACCAAGCTCGCGGAGATCTTCGGCTCGCAGCGCATCCTCCCGGCGACGGTCGACTTCGTCGACATCGCGGGCATCGTGCGCGGCGCGAGCGAGGGCGAGGGCCTGGGCAACAAGTTCCTCGCGAACATCCGCGAGTCGGACGCGATCTGCCAGGTCATCCGCGCCTTCAAGGACGAGAACGTCGTCCACGTCGACGGCAAGGTCTCGCCGAAGGACGACATCGAGACGATCAACACGGAGCTGATCCTCGCGGACCTCCAGACGATCGAGAAGGTCCTGCCGCGCCTCCAGAAGGAGATGCGGATCAAGAAGGACACGGCGCCCAAGGTCGCCGCGGTCGAGGCCGCCCAGGCGATCCTGGAGAAGGGCGACACCCTCTTCTCGCAGGGCATCGTCCAGGGCTCGGAGAAGGCGGAGCTCCTCCACGACCTCCACCTCCTCACCACCAAGCCGTTCCTGTACGTCTTCAACGTGGACGAGGACGAGCTGACGGACGACGCCTTCAAGGCGGAGCAGAGCGCGCTCGTCGCCCCGGCGGAGGCGATCTTCCTCAACGCCAAGCTGGAGCAGGACCTCGCCGAGCTCGACGAGGAGGACGCCATGGAGCTCCTCCAGTCGGTCGGCGCCGAGGAGCCCGGCCTCGCCACCCTCGCCCGCGTCGGCTTCGCGACCCTCGGCCTCCAGACCTACCTGACGGCCGGCCCGAAGGAATCCCGCGCCTGGACGATCAAGCAGGGCGCGACGGCCCCCGAGGCGGCCGGTGTGATCCACACCGACTTCCAGAAGGGCTTCATCAAGGCCGAGGTCATCTCCTTCGCCGACCTGGTGGAAACCGGCTCGGTCGCCGACGCCCGCGCGGCCGGCAAGGCCCGCATGGAGGGCAAGGAGTACGTGATGCAGGACGGCGACGTGGTGGAGTTCCGCTTCAACGTGTAG
- the ppgK gene encoding polyphosphate--glucose phosphotransferase translates to MNVFGVDIGGSGIKGAPVDLERGALAEERHKVLTPQPATPDGVAGCVVEVVDHFGWTGPVGVTFPGVVTGSTVRTAANVDKSWIDVDAGTLLSERLGGLPVTVLNDADAAGVAEMTFGAGRGRKGTVILLTLGTGIGSALFVDGRLVPNTELGHLELKGHDAEKRASTKAREDEDLSWEHWAKRRLTKYLAHVEMLFSPELFIIGGGVSRKPEKFLPLIEGIRAEIVPAELQNNAGIVGAAMAAGEA, encoded by the coding sequence ATGAACGTCTTCGGAGTGGACATCGGCGGTTCGGGCATCAAGGGCGCCCCCGTGGACCTGGAGCGCGGAGCGCTCGCCGAGGAGCGCCACAAGGTACTGACCCCGCAGCCCGCCACACCCGACGGTGTGGCGGGCTGCGTCGTCGAGGTCGTGGACCACTTCGGCTGGACCGGACCGGTGGGAGTGACCTTCCCGGGCGTGGTGACGGGCTCCACGGTCCGTACTGCCGCGAACGTCGACAAGAGCTGGATCGACGTCGACGCGGGCACCCTCCTGAGCGAGCGTCTCGGGGGCCTCCCGGTGACCGTCCTGAACGACGCGGACGCGGCCGGGGTCGCGGAGATGACCTTCGGCGCGGGCCGGGGCCGCAAGGGCACGGTGATCCTCCTGACGCTCGGCACGGGCATCGGCTCGGCCCTCTTCGTCGACGGCCGGCTCGTGCCCAACACGGAGCTGGGCCACCTGGAGCTGAAGGGCCACGACGCGGAGAAGCGCGCCTCGACGAAGGCCCGGGAGGACGAGGACCTCAGCTGGGAGCACTGGGCGAAGCGCAGGCTGACGAAGTACCTCGCGCACGTGGAGATGCTGTTCTCGCCGGAGCTGTTCATCATCGGCGGCGGGGTGAGCCGCAAGCCCGAGAAGTTCCTCCCGCTGATCGAGGGCATCCGCGCGGAGATCGTCCCGGCGGAGCTCCAGAACAACGCGGGGATCGTGGGCGCGGCGATGGCGGCCGGGGAGGCCTGA
- a CDS encoding transcriptional regulator: MEFRLLGSVALVTEDGDVALGPAKRSSLLAMLLLRPNGAVNVTQLIDALWEDEPPTHAKTVLQGHVSRLRALLAEHGAEAYGVELATQGSAYVLRMPESLVDAHRFEELVALAGVQRRPGDAVRMLREALSYWQGPALTGTVHSRPLEAAAGGLEELRLASVEALASAYGALGEHGRAAAVLRTEAVAHPLRESLAAALMLALGRAGRQSDAIDWYHRTRRLLADELGVDPGEALTEAYATLLRSAEPAARVPRPALPVEASVAFAAPEQLPRAPRGFTGRGAELAALDRAVGGVVAPLCLVTGPAGVGKSAFAVHWAYERRANFPDGRLFADLRGFSDTPAPETAAVLREFLLALGVPALRIPEAADARGALFRSLTAGRRLLVVLDNARSSEQVRPLLPGGDLCATVVTSRDRLSGLIASDAARPVPLGHLQPAASAALLATVLGEARVAAEPAAAERLAGLCDGLPLALRVTAARLAERPQWTLDAMVGELADEQVRLTLLDVEDVGVSAALRLTVQQLPDSAARMFRALGLHTGSDLDRFAAGALAGTSPAHASADLDRLAAAHLLTEAVPGRWTPHDLVRLYARRIAPDADPEGLPRLLDHYLYTGLAADAAAEPGSQPCYSLPADARRPAATREFEDRAAALDWYAAERPALEGAVAAAAALGHHDRAWRLALVQWPLMLMRIGDGWTPLLEAGLASAEHEGDFDAQSRTRALLGWVLHEEGRDAEALVHLEKAPILAARAGDTVSEAIAYVNYAAVLDSTGQHERAGLLMVHAVSLADRAAHPSTQVLTLQHLATHCLKAGEYDEALAHTVRAGELVAPDAVVVRAQLQIVRGEALAGIGRLDEAADQLRRAIVAADAAGFTEGSARAAEQLSRLSADR, from the coding sequence GTGGAGTTCCGGCTGCTCGGCTCCGTTGCGCTGGTGACGGAGGACGGCGACGTAGCCCTGGGGCCCGCCAAGCGGTCCAGTCTGCTCGCCATGCTCCTGCTGCGGCCCAACGGCGCGGTGAACGTGACGCAGCTGATCGACGCCCTGTGGGAGGACGAGCCGCCCACGCACGCCAAGACCGTCCTCCAGGGGCACGTCTCGCGGCTGCGGGCGCTGCTCGCCGAGCACGGGGCGGAGGCGTACGGGGTCGAGCTCGCCACCCAGGGTTCGGCGTACGTGCTGCGCATGCCGGAGTCGCTCGTCGACGCGCACCGATTCGAGGAGCTCGTCGCGCTCGCCGGGGTGCAGCGACGGCCCGGTGACGCCGTGCGGATGCTGCGCGAGGCGCTCTCGTACTGGCAGGGGCCCGCGCTCACCGGAACCGTGCACAGCAGGCCGCTGGAGGCGGCGGCCGGGGGGCTCGAGGAGCTGCGGCTGGCCTCCGTGGAGGCCCTGGCCTCGGCCTACGGGGCGCTCGGCGAGCACGGGCGGGCCGCCGCGGTGCTCCGCACCGAGGCCGTCGCCCACCCCCTGCGCGAGTCCCTCGCCGCCGCGCTGATGCTGGCGCTCGGCCGCGCGGGGCGCCAGTCGGACGCCATCGACTGGTACCACCGCACGCGCCGGCTGCTCGCGGACGAACTCGGCGTGGACCCCGGGGAGGCGCTCACCGAGGCGTACGCGACACTCCTCCGCTCCGCCGAGCCCGCCGCCCGCGTCCCCCGCCCGGCCCTCCCGGTCGAGGCGTCCGTCGCCTTCGCCGCGCCGGAGCAGCTGCCGCGCGCGCCGCGCGGGTTCACCGGCCGGGGCGCCGAGCTGGCCGCCCTCGACCGGGCCGTCGGCGGCGTGGTCGCGCCCCTCTGCCTCGTCACCGGACCCGCCGGTGTCGGCAAGTCGGCCTTCGCCGTCCACTGGGCGTACGAGCGCCGCGCGAACTTCCCCGACGGTCGACTTTTCGCCGATCTGCGCGGCTTCAGCGACACCCCGGCGCCCGAGACCGCCGCCGTCCTCCGCGAGTTCCTGCTCGCGCTCGGCGTCCCTGCGCTGCGGATACCGGAGGCCGCGGACGCGCGGGGCGCGCTCTTCCGCTCCCTCACCGCCGGCCGCCGCCTGCTCGTCGTCCTCGACAACGCGCGCTCCTCCGAGCAGGTCAGGCCGCTGCTCCCCGGCGGCGACCTCTGCGCGACGGTCGTCACCAGCCGCGACCGGCTCAGCGGACTCATCGCCTCCGACGCCGCCCGCCCCGTGCCGCTCGGCCACCTGCAGCCCGCGGCCTCCGCCGCCCTGCTCGCGACCGTGCTCGGCGAGGCGCGGGTCGCCGCCGAACCCGCCGCCGCCGAGCGGCTCGCCGGACTCTGCGACGGACTGCCCCTCGCGCTGCGCGTCACGGCGGCCCGGCTCGCCGAACGCCCGCAGTGGACGCTCGACGCGATGGTCGGCGAACTCGCCGACGAGCAGGTGCGGCTGACCCTCCTCGACGTGGAGGACGTCGGGGTCTCCGCCGCGCTGCGCCTCACCGTGCAGCAGCTGCCCGACTCCGCCGCCCGGATGTTCCGCGCGCTCGGCCTGCACACCGGCTCCGACCTGGACCGCTTCGCGGCGGGCGCGCTCGCCGGCACGTCCCCCGCGCACGCCTCGGCCGATCTGGACCGGCTCGCCGCCGCCCACCTCCTCACCGAGGCAGTCCCCGGCCGCTGGACCCCGCACGACCTCGTACGCCTCTACGCCCGCCGTATCGCCCCCGACGCCGACCCCGAAGGCCTGCCCCGCCTCCTCGACCACTACCTCTACACCGGGCTCGCCGCCGACGCCGCCGCCGAACCGGGCTCCCAGCCCTGCTACTCGCTGCCCGCCGACGCCCGACGGCCCGCCGCCACCCGGGAGTTCGAGGACCGTGCGGCGGCCCTCGACTGGTACGCCGCCGAACGCCCCGCCCTGGAGGGCGCCGTGGCCGCCGCCGCGGCGCTCGGCCACCACGACCGGGCCTGGCGGCTCGCCCTCGTGCAGTGGCCGCTCATGCTCATGCGGATCGGCGACGGCTGGACGCCGCTCCTGGAGGCCGGGCTCGCCTCCGCCGAGCACGAGGGCGACTTCGACGCGCAGTCGCGGACCCGGGCGCTCCTCGGATGGGTGCTGCACGAGGAGGGCCGGGACGCCGAGGCGCTCGTCCACCTGGAGAAGGCGCCGATCCTCGCCGCCCGGGCCGGGGACACCGTCAGTGAGGCCATCGCGTACGTCAACTACGCCGCCGTCCTGGACTCCACCGGGCAGCACGAGCGGGCCGGACTGCTCATGGTCCACGCGGTCTCCCTCGCCGATCGCGCCGCCCATCCGTCCACCCAGGTGCTGACCCTCCAGCACCTGGCGACGCACTGCCTGAAGGCCGGGGAGTACGACGAGGCGCTCGCGCACACCGTTCGCGCGGGGGAACTGGTCGCGCCCGACGCGGTGGTCGTCCGGGCGCAGCTGCAGATCGTCCGGGGCGAGGCGCTGGCCGGCATCGGCCGTCTCGACGAGGCCGCCGACCAGCTGAGACGGGCCATCGTGGCGGCCGACGCGGCCGGCTTCACCGAGGGCTCCGCGCGGGCGGCGGAGCAGCTTTCGCGGCTGTCAGCGGATCGTTAG
- a CDS encoding Uma2 family endonuclease — translation MTALPDWMRPPRAEGWFAEDLDRLPEAPRHTELIDGSLVFMMSPQRAWHGRLVTALTTALMAKAPAGFEVEREMTIRLDVRNRPEPDLLLTDLPYNPDRTWYAPENVKLVVEVVSPESAHRDRTVKLRKYAEAGIPHYWCIEDEDGAPVVHVYELDEPTGVYAPAGIFRGTLQRPVPFEISLDLDRLTPPRSS, via the coding sequence ATGACCGCACTGCCCGACTGGATGCGTCCGCCACGCGCGGAGGGCTGGTTCGCGGAGGACCTGGACCGCCTCCCCGAGGCACCCCGCCACACCGAGCTCATCGACGGATCACTCGTCTTCATGATGTCGCCCCAGCGCGCCTGGCACGGCCGCCTCGTCACCGCCCTGACCACCGCACTCATGGCGAAGGCGCCGGCCGGCTTCGAGGTCGAACGGGAGATGACGATCCGCCTCGACGTCCGCAACCGCCCCGAGCCGGACCTCTTGCTGACGGACCTGCCCTACAACCCCGACCGCACCTGGTACGCCCCGGAGAACGTGAAGCTCGTCGTCGAGGTCGTCTCCCCCGAGTCCGCCCACCGCGATCGCACCGTGAAGCTCCGCAAGTACGCAGAGGCCGGCATCCCGCACTACTGGTGCATCGAAGACGAGGACGGGGCACCCGTCGTCCACGTCTACGAGCTCGACGAACCCACCGGCGTCTACGCGCCCGCGGGTATCTTCCGGGGCACCCTCCAGCGCCCGGTGCCCTTCGAGATCAGCCTGGACCTCGACAGGCTCACGCCGCCCCGAAGCAGCTGA